The following proteins come from a genomic window of Flavobacterium eburneipallidum:
- the rpmD gene encoding 50S ribosomal protein L30: MAKLLVKQVRSKINCPLSQKRGLEALGLRKMGQVVEHDSNPTILGMINKVKHLVSVEEAK, translated from the coding sequence ATGGCTAAATTATTAGTAAAACAAGTAAGAAGCAAAATCAACTGTCCTCTTTCTCAAAAAAGAGGTTTAGAAGCTTTAGGTCTTCGTAAAATGGGTCAAGTTGTAGAACACGATTCAAATCCAACTATCCTTGGAATGATAAATAAAGTTAAACACTTAGTTTCTGTTGAAGAAGCTAAATAA
- the rplO gene encoding 50S ribosomal protein L15, with protein sequence MNLSNLKPAEGSTHNQNKRLGRGEGSGKGGTAARGHKGAKSRSGYSKKIGFEGGQMPLQRRVPKFGFTNINRKEYEGVNLDTLQLLVDNGIVTDAVDMTVYVANRLATKNEIVKILGRGELKAKLTVTAHKFTATAKAAIEAAGGEAVTL encoded by the coding sequence ATGAATTTAAGTAACTTAAAACCGGCTGAAGGGTCAACACACAATCAAAATAAAAGATTGGGTAGAGGAGAAGGTTCTGGAAAAGGTGGTACTGCTGCACGTGGTCACAAAGGAGCAAAATCTCGTTCTGGTTATTCTAAAAAGATTGGATTTGAAGGTGGACAAATGCCACTTCAAAGACGTGTGCCTAAGTTTGGTTTCACAAACATCAACCGTAAAGAATACGAAGGTGTGAATCTTGATACACTTCAATTGTTAGTGGATAATGGTATTGTTACAGATGCAGTTGATATGACTGTTTATGTTGCTAACCGTTTAGCTACTAAAAATGAGATCGTTAAGATTTTAGGAAGAGGAGAATTGAAAGCAAAATTAACGGTAACTGCTCACAAATTTACTGCTACTGCAAAAGCTGCTATTGAAGCTGCTGGTGGAGAAGCTGTAACACTTTAA
- the rpsE gene encoding 30S ribosomal protein S5: MSNSKYKNVELVKPTGLELKDRLVSVNRVTKVTKGGRAFGFSAIVVVGDENGVVGHGLGKSKDVSEAIAKAVEDAKKNLVKIPLNGQSVPHEQKGKFGGARVFLIPASHGTGVIAGGAVRSVLESVGIHDVLSKSQGSSNPHNVVKATFDALLQMRSAYTVAKQRGVSLEKVFKG, translated from the coding sequence ATGTCTAATAGTAAATACAAGAATGTAGAGCTAGTAAAACCAACTGGTCTTGAATTAAAAGATCGTTTGGTAAGTGTAAATCGTGTTACTAAAGTTACAAAAGGTGGTAGAGCATTTGGTTTTTCTGCTATTGTAGTTGTAGGTGATGAAAATGGAGTAGTTGGTCACGGATTAGGAAAATCTAAAGATGTTTCTGAAGCAATTGCGAAAGCAGTAGAAGATGCAAAGAAAAATTTAGTTAAGATTCCTTTGAATGGACAATCAGTTCCTCACGAGCAAAAAGGAAAATTTGGTGGAGCACGTGTGTTTTTAATTCCTGCCTCTCATGGTACTGGAGTTATTGCTGGTGGTGCTGTTCGTTCAGTACTTGAGTCTGTTGGGATACATGATGTGTTGTCAAAATCTCAAGGATCATCAAATCCTCACAACGTGGTTAAAGCAACTTTTGATGCTTTATTACAAATGAGAAGTGCTTATACTGTTGCAAAACAGAGAGGTGTTTCTTTAGAAAAAGTTTTTAAAGGTTAA